In one window of Roseovarius nanhaiticus DNA:
- the nth gene encoding endonuclease III yields the protein MSKQLDYHTIREIFERFQEAQPEPEGELEHVNAYTLVVAVALSAQATDAGVNRATRGLFAVADTPQKMLDLGLEGVTEHIKTIGLYRQKAKNVMKLSQILVDEYGGEVPNSRAALQSLPGVGRKTANVVLNMWWGMPAQAVDTHIFRVGNRTGICPGKDVVAVERALEDHVPADFQNHAHHWLILHGRYHCKARKPMCPTCLIRDLCPYEDKTQ from the coding sequence ATGAGCAAGCAACTTGACTACCACACGATCCGCGAGATCTTCGAGCGGTTCCAGGAGGCCCAGCCCGAGCCCGAGGGCGAGCTGGAGCATGTGAACGCCTATACGCTGGTCGTGGCCGTCGCGCTGAGCGCACAGGCGACCGACGCGGGCGTCAACCGCGCGACGCGCGGTCTGTTTGCCGTGGCCGATACGCCGCAGAAGATGCTGGATCTGGGCCTCGAAGGCGTGACCGAGCATATCAAGACCATCGGCCTCTACCGCCAGAAGGCCAAGAATGTGATGAAGCTGAGCCAGATACTGGTCGATGAATACGGCGGCGAGGTGCCCAATAGCCGCGCCGCGCTTCAATCATTGCCGGGGGTGGGGCGCAAGACGGCGAATGTCGTGCTGAACATGTGGTGGGGCATGCCCGCGCAGGCGGTCGACACGCATATCTTTCGCGTCGGCAACCGTACCGGCATCTGCCCCGGCAAGGACGTGGTCGCGGTCGAGCGCGCGCTCGAGGATCATGTGCCCGCCGATTTCCAGAACCACGCGCATCACTGGCTGATCCTGCACGGGCGCTACCATTGCAAGGCGCGCAAGCCCATGTGCCCGACCTGCCTGATCCGCGATCTCTGCCCCTACGAGGACAAGACCCAATGA
- a CDS encoding methylated-DNA--[protein]-cysteine S-methyltransferase: MNMHTEQSYHFNVMRRAIEVIDAGGPGMTLDVLAAEMGMSAAHFQRLFSAWAGVSPKRYQQYLTLNHAKALLAARHTTLAAADEAGLSGTGRLHDLFVRWEAMSPGDFARKGEGLTIHWGWFDSPFGPALVMGTDKGICGIGFAAEAGTEATMEDLTGRWPGATFVEDQVRLRPWALAAFGAERNEAAPLYLIGAPFQIKVWEALLAIPSGHVTTYSDIAEAIGHPRAVRAVGTAVGRNPISLLIPCHRALRKSGGLGGYHWGLPVKRGILAWEAARAEA, translated from the coding sequence ATGAACATGCATACCGAACAGAGCTATCATTTCAACGTCATGCGCCGCGCGATCGAGGTGATCGACGCGGGCGGGCCGGGCATGACGCTGGATGTGCTGGCGGCCGAAATGGGCATGAGCGCCGCGCATTTCCAGCGCCTTTTTTCGGCCTGGGCGGGCGTGTCGCCCAAGCGCTATCAGCAGTATCTCACGCTGAACCATGCCAAGGCGCTTCTGGCCGCGCGGCACACCACGCTCGCGGCGGCGGATGAGGCGGGCCTGTCGGGCACCGGGCGGCTGCATGACCTCTTCGTCCGGTGGGAGGCGATGAGCCCCGGCGATTTCGCGCGCAAGGGCGAAGGCCTCACCATCCATTGGGGCTGGTTCGACAGTCCCTTCGGCCCTGCGCTGGTCATGGGCACCGATAAGGGCATCTGCGGCATCGGCTTTGCCGCCGAGGCGGGGACCGAGGCCACGATGGAGGATCTGACCGGACGCTGGCCCGGCGCCACCTTTGTCGAGGATCAGGTGCGGCTGCGGCCTTGGGCGCTCGCGGCTTTCGGCGCCGAGCGGAACGAGGCTGCGCCACTCTACCTCATAGGGGCGCCCTTTCAGATCAAGGTCTGGGAAGCGTTGCTCGCCATCCCCTCGGGGCATGTCACCACCTATTCCGACATTGCCGAGGCCATCGGCCATCCACGCGCCGTGCGCGCCGTCGGCACCGCCGTGGGGCGCAACCCGATCAGCCTGCTGATTCCGTGCCACCGCGCCCTGCGCAAATCGGGGGGCCTTGGCGGCTATCACTGGGGCCTGCCGGTCAAGCGCGGCATCCTCGCCTGGGAGGCGGCGCGCGCCGAGGCGTGA
- a CDS encoding OmpA family protein, whose protein sequence is MIRANKPLLCVAGAALMLTAACEGPGNLQGTGAAPNRTQQGALIGGLAGAVTGAVASDKKGKGALIGGAIGALGGAAIGNALDKQEAELRRDLENDRVRINNTGDRLIVTLPEDITFAVDSAQVNGALRGDLFTVAESLRNYPGSNVQVIGHTDNSGSAAYNQELSERRANAVASVLREGGVGGARINTFGRGEDQPIASNLTPQGKAQNRRVEIVILPTQ, encoded by the coding sequence ATGATCCGAGCAAACAAACCCCTCCTTTGCGTCGCAGGCGCGGCCCTGATGCTGACTGCGGCCTGCGAAGGTCCTGGCAACCTGCAAGGCACGGGCGCTGCGCCCAACCGCACGCAGCAGGGCGCGCTGATCGGTGGCCTCGCGGGCGCCGTGACTGGCGCCGTTGCCAGCGACAAGAAAGGCAAAGGCGCGCTGATCGGCGGAGCCATCGGCGCACTGGGCGGCGCAGCCATCGGCAACGCGCTGGACAAACAAGAGGCCGAATTGCGCCGCGATCTGGAGAATGACCGCGTTCGCATCAACAACACCGGCGACCGCCTGATCGTGACCCTGCCCGAGGACATCACCTTCGCCGTTGACAGCGCGCAGGTGAATGGTGCTCTGCGCGGCGATCTCTTTACGGTCGCCGAGAGCCTGCGCAATTACCCCGGCAGCAATGTTCAGGTCATCGGCCATACCGACAATTCCGGCTCCGCCGCCTATAACCAGGAGCTGTCCGAGCGCCGCGCCAACGCGGTCGCATCCGTACTGCGCGAAGGCGGCGTCGGCGGCGCACGCATCAACACCTTCGGCCGGGGCGAGGACCAGCCCATCGCGTCCAACCTGACGCCCCAAGGCAAGGCCCAGAACCGCCGGGTCGAGATTGTCATCCTGCCGACGCAGTAA
- a CDS encoding GNAT family N-acetyltransferase produces MITILRMRPNDAASLARLMHRAVHDGASPDYTPEQLTAWSPEPMDPGAFLMRLADGRAVWVAFDADARACGFIELTPRGHIDLFYCHPRGRGIGGALYAALEAEARGRGLGRLTVDASEGARAFFLREGFECHGSRAVLRNGTQLHNYAMSRILDLDAEATLS; encoded by the coding sequence ATGATCACCATTCTGCGCATGCGCCCCAATGATGCCGCCAGCCTCGCGCGGCTCATGCACCGCGCGGTGCATGACGGGGCCAGCCCGGATTACACGCCCGAGCAGCTTACCGCGTGGTCGCCCGAGCCGATGGATCCCGGAGCCTTCCTGATGCGGCTGGCGGATGGCCGCGCCGTCTGGGTGGCCTTCGACGCCGATGCGCGCGCCTGCGGCTTCATCGAGTTGACGCCGCGCGGTCATATAGACCTTTTTTATTGCCACCCCCGTGGAAGAGGTATCGGCGGCGCGCTCTATGCCGCCCTCGAGGCCGAAGCACGCGGGCGCGGCCTCGGTCGCCTCACCGTCGATGCCAGCGAGGGCGCGCGTGCGTTTTTCCTGCGGGAGGGTTTCGAGTGCCATGGCAGCCGCGCGGTCCTGCGCAACGGAACGCAGCTGCACAACTATGCAATGTCGCGCATTCTGGACCTCGACGCCGAAGCCACGCTTTCTTGA
- the leuB gene encoding 3-isopropylmalate dehydrogenase gives MSTPSLLILAGDGIGPEVMAEVTKIIGWYGDKRDMPFDISEDLVGGCAYDKHGTPLHDDTMAKAQEVDAVLLGAVGGPKYDDLDFSVKPERGLLRLRKEMDLFANLRPAQCFDALADFSSLKRDIVAGLDIMIVRELTSGIYFGEPRGIFTEGNERVGINTQRYTESEIDRVARAAFELARRRGNKVCSMEKANVMESGILWREVVTKVHAESYPDVQLSHMYADAGAMQLCRNPKQFDVIVTDNLFGDLLSDAAAMLTGSLGMLPSASLGAPMANGRPKALYEPVHGSAPDIAGQGKANPIACILSFAMALRYSFDQGAEADRLERAVEKVLADGARTPDLMGPEGGTPLTTAQMGDAIIEALNASL, from the coding sequence ATGAGCACCCCTTCCCTTCTCATCCTCGCCGGTGACGGCATCGGCCCCGAAGTCATGGCCGAAGTGACCAAGATCATCGGCTGGTATGGCGACAAGCGGGACATGCCCTTCGATATTTCAGAGGATCTGGTGGGCGGATGCGCCTATGACAAGCACGGCACACCCCTGCATGATGACACGATGGCCAAGGCGCAGGAGGTGGACGCGGTTCTGCTGGGTGCCGTGGGCGGACCGAAATACGACGATCTGGATTTCTCGGTGAAGCCCGAGCGCGGCCTGCTGCGCCTGCGCAAGGAGATGGACCTTTTCGCCAACCTGCGCCCGGCGCAATGCTTTGATGCGCTGGCGGATTTCTCGTCGCTGAAGCGCGATATTGTCGCGGGCCTCGACATCATGATCGTGCGCGAGCTGACCTCCGGCATCTATTTCGGCGAGCCGCGCGGGATCTTCACCGAGGGCAACGAGCGCGTCGGCATCAACACCCAGCGCTATACCGAGTCCGAGATCGACCGCGTCGCGCGCGCCGCCTTCGAGCTGGCCCGCCGCCGTGGCAACAAGGTCTGCTCGATGGAGAAGGCCAATGTGATGGAGAGCGGCATCCTCTGGCGCGAGGTCGTGACCAAGGTGCATGCCGAGAGCTATCCCGACGTGCAGCTGTCGCATATGTATGCCGATGCGGGCGCGATGCAGCTGTGCCGCAATCCCAAGCAGTTCGACGTCATCGTGACCGATAACCTCTTTGGCGATCTTCTGTCGGATGCCGCCGCGATGCTGACCGGCTCGCTTGGCATGCTGCCTTCGGCCAGCCTCGGCGCGCCGATGGCCAATGGCCGCCCCAAGGCGCTCTACGAGCCGGTCCATGGCTCGGCGCCGGATATTGCGGGCCAAGGCAAGGCCAACCCCATCGCCTGCATCCTCAGTTTCGCCATGGCGCTGCGCTACTCCTTTGATCAGGGCGCCGAGGCCGACCGGCTGGAGCGCGCGGTGGAAAAGGTGCTGGCCGATGGCGCGCGCACGCCCGATCTGATGGGCCCCGAGGGCGGCACGCCGCTGACCACGGCGCAGATGGGCGATGCGATCATCGAGGCGCTGAACGCCAGCCTCTAA
- a CDS encoding nucleoside deaminase, with the protein MASRTDHLNRCIELAEEALNAGDAPFGSVLVDADGKVLREARNRVNTHDATDHPEIELARWAAQNMAPEARRAATVYTSGEHCPMCSAAHGWAGLGRIVFIHSTGQLTEWMAEFGAEKGPVTQLGIDKIVPGIETEGPIPELAAKMRALHARAQGVTP; encoded by the coding sequence ATGGCCAGCCGCACCGACCACCTGAACCGCTGTATCGAACTGGCCGAAGAGGCGCTGAACGCCGGTGACGCGCCATTCGGGTCGGTCTTGGTGGATGCGGATGGCAAGGTCTTGCGCGAGGCCCGCAATCGCGTGAACACCCATGATGCCACGGACCACCCCGAGATCGAGCTGGCCCGCTGGGCCGCGCAGAACATGGCGCCCGAGGCCCGCCGCGCCGCCACTGTCTATACGTCTGGCGAGCATTGCCCGATGTGCTCTGCCGCGCATGGCTGGGCCGGGCTGGGGCGCATCGTGTTTATCCATTCGACCGGCCAGCTGACCGAGTGGATGGCCGAATTCGGCGCCGAAAAAGGCCCCGTCACGCAGCTGGGCATCGACAAGATCGTACCGGGAATTGAGACGGAAGGGCCGATCCCGGAACTGGCTGCCAAGATGCGCGCGCTTCACGCCCGCGCCCAAGGCGTTACGCCCTAA
- a CDS encoding cytochrome C oxidase subunit IV family protein, whose amino-acid sequence MTRPDILTRAWLTLIVLSGVSTLAAAAITAGYDARIAGAIVLFLALMKARLILSRYLGLADAPSWRRGFNLSLTLFMLGALGLYLIPSF is encoded by the coding sequence ATGACGCGCCCCGATATCCTCACCCGCGCATGGCTGACGCTCATCGTCTTGAGCGGAGTCAGCACGCTGGCTGCCGCCGCAATCACCGCGGGCTATGACGCGCGCATCGCTGGCGCCATCGTCCTGTTTCTTGCGCTGATGAAGGCGCGGCTGATCCTGTCTCGCTATCTCGGGCTTGCGGATGCGCCGTCTTGGCGGCGCGGGTTCAACCTGTCGCTAACGCTTTTCATGCTAGGGGCGCTTGGCCTCTACCTGATTCCGTCGTTTTAG
- a CDS encoding cytochrome c oxidase subunit 3: MSEQAEPSILEELPGDFLMWVLIISELLVFGAGLGAFLSVRLTDPAGFAEAQQHLDRTGAGLNTVVLITSGYLAARALQFRQAARRGAARLALAAAAALGVVFLVIKGAEYADKAAKGINYDTHPFFMFYYLLTGFHAAHVVAGVILLLLVAWRDAPDNIEMGAAFWHMVDLVWVLLFPIVYLLA, encoded by the coding sequence ATGAGCGAACAAGCTGAACCCAGCATCCTGGAAGAGCTGCCGGGTGACTTTCTGATGTGGGTGCTGATCATCAGCGAACTGTTGGTGTTTGGTGCGGGCCTTGGCGCGTTTCTATCGGTGCGCCTGACAGATCCGGCGGGTTTTGCCGAGGCGCAGCAGCATCTTGACCGTACCGGCGCCGGTCTGAACACGGTGGTCTTGATCACCAGCGGCTATCTGGCGGCGCGCGCCCTGCAATTCAGGCAGGCCGCGCGGCGGGGCGCTGCGCGTCTTGCGCTGGCGGCGGCGGCGGCGCTGGGCGTGGTCTTCCTTGTGATCAAGGGCGCTGAATACGCTGACAAGGCCGCCAAGGGCATCAATTACGACACGCACCCATTTTTCATGTTCTACTACTTGCTAACCGGCTTTCACGCCGCGCATGTCGTGGCGGGGGTGATCCTCTTGTTGCTGGTGGCATGGCGCGACGCGCCCGACAATATCGAGATGGGCGCCGCGTTTTGGCACATGGTCGACCTCGTGTGGGTCCTGCTCTTTCCGATCGTCTATCTTCTGGCATGA
- a CDS encoding DUF1513 domain-containing protein: MTSRRGFLAGLVGTGLVPRATWADAGAPRWLSAAGMPDGGFVLCGIGDDLELRFRLPLPGRGHAAAAHPARPEAVAFARRPGTFAVVIDCAAGRQTAELSAPEGRHFYGHGAFSLDGRWLYTTENDYASARGVIGVWDAERGYARAGEFDSGGTGPHEVRRMPGRDTLVVANGGIETHPDTGRTELNIPWMQPNLSYIDEGRVTDSAALPPEMHKGSIRHLAVSHDGTVAFGLQWQGDEDGPALVGLHRRGDVMRLCDTPEDALLAMRGYVGSVAFGAGQRDVAITSPRGRLVQVYSVETARLQQSEQVQDACGVAPCTGGLLIASGTGALRRMGRHAGARNHSGLMWDNHLVAL, translated from the coding sequence ATGACCAGCCGCCGCGGATTTCTGGCCGGGCTTGTTGGCACTGGATTGGTGCCGCGCGCCACATGGGCGGATGCGGGCGCGCCGCGCTGGCTGTCCGCGGCGGGCATGCCGGATGGTGGTTTCGTCCTTTGCGGCATCGGGGATGATCTGGAACTGAGGTTCCGTCTGCCGCTGCCGGGGCGCGGTCATGCTGCTGCCGCCCATCCCGCGCGCCCCGAAGCGGTGGCCTTCGCGCGTCGCCCCGGTACATTCGCCGTTGTGATCGACTGCGCCGCCGGGCGGCAGACGGCTGAGCTCTCGGCGCCGGAGGGACGGCATTTCTACGGGCACGGCGCCTTCTCGCTGGATGGCCGCTGGCTTTACACCACCGAGAATGACTATGCCTCCGCGCGGGGTGTGATCGGTGTCTGGGACGCGGAGCGCGGCTACGCTCGCGCCGGTGAATTCGATAGCGGCGGCACCGGCCCGCATGAGGTGCGGCGGATGCCGGGGCGCGATACTCTGGTCGTGGCAAATGGCGGGATCGAGACCCATCCCGATACGGGCCGGACCGAGCTGAACATCCCGTGGATGCAGCCCAACCTCAGCTATATCGACGAGGGCCGCGTGACCGACAGTGCCGCCCTGCCGCCCGAGATGCATAAGGGTTCGATACGGCATCTTGCCGTGTCGCATGACGGCACGGTTGCCTTCGGCCTGCAATGGCAAGGTGACGAGGACGGGCCAGCGCTGGTTGGATTGCATCGGCGCGGGGATGTCATGCGGCTGTGTGATACGCCCGAGGACGCATTGCTGGCCATGCGCGGATATGTCGGCAGTGTCGCCTTTGGCGCCGGTCAGCGCGACGTGGCAATCACATCGCCCAGAGGTAGGCTGGTACAGGTCTATTCTGTGGAAACCGCACGACTGCAGCAGAGTGAGCAGGTGCAAGACGCCTGCGGCGTGGCGCCTTGCACCGGTGGGCTTTTGATTGCGTCAGGCACGGGGGCATTGCGCCGCATGGGCCGCCATGCGGGGGCGCGGAATCATTCGGGGTTGATGTGGGACAACCATCTTGTCGCGCTATGA
- a CDS encoding imelysin family protein, with amino-acid sequence MFSLSSAARHIALALALCAPAAASAQARSIAEEVVDAHILPRFAALAETSAELRAAASKTCDREDAALRAAYAAAFDAWVAASHLRFGPTEMEDRAFALAFWPDTRGITPRTLRGLIADADPVVEAAEGYAEVSIAARGFYALEMMLFDPEIAALGDAQYRCALMQVIAADTAKLAADILADWQGGYADALRNSGAEGSPYRSDAEALQELFKALTYGLEFTSDTRLGRPLGTFDAPHPKRAEAWRAGRSLRHVRLSLASLEDLARRLAGDDEDLQARLTSGFEAAREDAGALQDPVFAGVSEPAARLRVEVLRQKIDRVRETVQSELGPELGVAAGFNALDGD; translated from the coding sequence ATGTTCAGCCTTTCGTCCGCCGCGCGCCACATCGCCTTGGCGCTTGCCCTCTGTGCTCCAGCTGCCGCATCCGCTCAGGCGCGCAGTATTGCCGAGGAGGTCGTGGATGCGCATATTCTGCCTCGGTTCGCGGCATTGGCGGAGACGAGCGCAGAGTTGCGCGCCGCCGCGTCCAAGACCTGTGACCGCGAGGATGCGGCCCTGCGCGCCGCCTACGCGGCCGCCTTCGATGCCTGGGTTGCGGCCAGCCATCTGCGCTTTGGCCCGACTGAGATGGAGGACCGCGCCTTCGCGCTGGCCTTTTGGCCCGATACGCGCGGGATCACGCCGCGCACCCTGCGCGGGCTGATCGCGGATGCAGATCCCGTTGTTGAGGCGGCAGAAGGATATGCGGAAGTGTCGATTGCGGCACGCGGTTTCTATGCGCTGGAAATGATGCTGTTCGATCCCGAGATCGCCGCGCTGGGAGATGCGCAGTATCGCTGCGCACTGATGCAGGTCATCGCGGCCGATACCGCGAAACTTGCCGCCGACATTCTGGCCGATTGGCAAGGTGGGTATGCGGACGCGCTGCGCAATTCCGGCGCCGAAGGCAGCCCCTACCGCAGCGATGCCGAGGCGCTGCAGGAGCTTTTCAAGGCGCTGACCTACGGGCTGGAATTCACCTCGGACACGCGGCTGGGCCGGCCTCTTGGCACGTTCGATGCGCCGCATCCCAAGCGGGCCGAGGCATGGCGCGCGGGACGCTCCTTGCGCCATGTGCGCCTTTCGCTTGCATCGCTCGAGGATCTTGCGCGGCGCTTGGCGGGGGATGATGAGGATCTTCAGGCGCGGCTCACCTCCGGCTTCGAGGCTGCGCGGGAGGATGCCGGGGCGCTGCAGGATCCGGTGTTCGCGGGCGTGTCCGAGCCTGCGGCCCGCCTGCGCGTCGAGGTATTGCGGCAAAAGATCGACCGGGTACGCGAAACGGTACAGAGCGAACTGGGGCCTGAATTGGGTGTGGCGGCGGGTTTCAACGCATTGGATGGAGACTGA
- a CDS encoding di-heme oxidoredictase family protein, which translates to MAGARRYARISCALRALAACLTVTGAHADALSEPHLTIIPRTEAEAARIADILRDPQDFTMPERFEDLPAGAATVRVRETADAFSDPSNNIGFDGELRFKVGNGLFRKLWVSSPSSTLASDGLGPLYNARSCQSCHIKDGRGHPPELGEQSAVSMFLRISIPDDAARMTEIEEYLGTAPDPTYGTQLQDFALPGIPAEYRLAIRYTEIPVALSGGETASLRAPTYTAADLGYGPLHPQAMLSPRVAPQMIGLGLLEAIPAVDILALADPDDADGDGISGRANIVWSAEYDMPMLGRFGLKAGSPTVREQSAGAFAGDIGISNPLFADPFGECTTIQDACQNAPHGDGDARDFEVDAEGLDLVTFYSQNLGVPARRDVDDPEVLRGKEVFHSTGCAACHTPKFVTHRLDDQPAQSFQLIWPHTDMLLHDMGEGLADNRPEARATGREWRTPPLWGIGLTERVSGHTYFLHDGRARSLLEAVLWHGGEAEAARDTVAQMPPEDRAALIRYLESL; encoded by the coding sequence ATGGCCGGTGCAAGACGATATGCCCGGATAAGCTGTGCGCTGCGCGCTCTGGCCGCGTGCCTGACCGTCACGGGCGCGCATGCTGACGCGCTGAGCGAGCCGCATCTGACCATCATACCCCGGACCGAGGCGGAGGCGGCGCGCATCGCGGATATCTTGCGCGATCCGCAAGACTTCACCATGCCCGAGCGGTTCGAAGACTTGCCCGCCGGCGCGGCCACCGTCCGCGTGCGCGAGACCGCGGATGCGTTTTCGGACCCGTCCAACAATATCGGCTTCGATGGCGAGTTGCGGTTCAAGGTCGGCAATGGCCTTTTTCGCAAACTCTGGGTGTCCTCACCGTCGTCCACGCTGGCCTCCGATGGGTTGGGGCCACTTTACAATGCGCGCTCTTGCCAGAGCTGCCATATCAAAGATGGGCGCGGCCACCCACCCGAGCTGGGCGAGCAGAGCGCCGTGTCGATGTTCCTGCGCATCTCGATCCCCGATGATGCTGCAAGGATGACCGAGATCGAGGAGTATCTGGGCACCGCGCCGGACCCGACCTACGGCACCCAGCTGCAGGATTTCGCGCTACCCGGCATCCCCGCCGAATACCGACTGGCGATCCGGTATACCGAGATACCCGTGGCTCTTTCGGGCGGCGAGACGGCCAGCCTGCGCGCGCCTACCTATACCGCCGCCGATCTGGGATATGGCCCGCTGCACCCGCAAGCGATGCTGAGCCCGCGCGTCGCGCCGCAGATGATCGGGCTGGGTCTGCTCGAGGCAATTCCGGCGGTGGATATCCTGGCGCTGGCCGACCCTGACGATGCGGATGGCGATGGCATATCGGGGCGCGCGAACATCGTCTGGTCCGCCGAATACGACATGCCGATGCTGGGCCGGTTCGGCCTCAAGGCCGGATCGCCAACTGTGCGCGAGCAAAGCGCCGGGGCCTTTGCCGGGGATATCGGCATATCGAATCCTCTCTTTGCCGATCCCTTCGGCGAATGCACAACCATTCAGGATGCCTGCCAGAACGCGCCGCATGGCGACGGGGATGCGCGTGACTTCGAAGTTGATGCCGAAGGGTTGGATCTGGTCACCTTTTACAGCCAGAATCTCGGGGTGCCCGCGCGGCGGGATGTGGACGACCCCGAGGTTTTGCGCGGCAAAGAGGTGTTTCACAGCACCGGCTGCGCCGCCTGCCACACGCCCAAATTCGTGACCCACCGGCTTGACGATCAGCCCGCCCAGAGCTTTCAGCTGATCTGGCCGCATACGGACATGCTGCTGCATGACATGGGCGAGGGGCTGGCCGATAACCGCCCCGAGGCCCGCGCCACGGGGCGCGAGTGGCGCACGCCGCCGCTTTGGGGTATCGGCCTGACCGAGCGTGTCAGCGGGCATACCTATTTTCTGCATGACGGGCGCGCGCGCTCTTTGCTGGAGGCGGTCCTGTGGCATGGCGGCGAGGCTGAGGCGGCACGCGATACCGTCGCCCAAATGCCGCCCGAGGACCGCGCCGCACTGATCCGATATCTGGAGAGCCTTTGA
- a CDS encoding imelysin family protein — MSRLFMGTTALGVALSLPALAATQSEVLSTYADIAAAGYEDSAIAARGLHEAIEALIETPSPQALTAARAAWLAARVPYQQTEVFRFGNAIVDDWEGQVNAWPLDEGLIDYVDAAYGGASDENGLKALNVVANTSFDLSGQTIDAGAITPDLLSGTLHEAGGNEANVATGYHAIEFLLWGQDLNGTDHGAGDRPWTDYAAGDACTNGNCDRRAEYLEAASELLVSDLDWMAAQWAPGGAAREAVTEDEAAGISAILTGMGSLSYGEQAGERMRLGLMLNDPEEEHDCFSDNTHNSHYYDGLGVQNVYHGQYVRIDGSMVEGPSLADLTAQADPALDTEMQAKLATTMRALGRIKLAAEAGTSYDQMLARGNEAGEALIMGGVDGLIAQTRTIERITAALDLGDVSIEGSDSLDQPSAVFE, encoded by the coding sequence ATGAGCCGTCTATTTATGGGCACGACAGCCCTTGGCGTGGCGCTGAGCCTGCCGGCGCTGGCCGCCACCCAATCCGAAGTTCTAAGCACCTACGCCGATATCGCCGCTGCAGGATACGAGGACAGCGCCATCGCTGCGCGAGGCTTGCATGAGGCCATCGAGGCGCTGATCGAGACGCCGTCGCCCCAGGCTTTGACGGCTGCGCGCGCGGCTTGGCTGGCGGCGCGGGTGCCCTACCAGCAGACCGAAGTCTTTCGCTTTGGCAACGCCATCGTCGATGACTGGGAGGGGCAGGTGAATGCCTGGCCGCTGGATGAGGGGCTGATCGATTATGTCGACGCGGCCTATGGTGGCGCGTCGGACGAGAACGGTCTGAAGGCGCTGAACGTCGTTGCGAATACATCGTTTGACCTGTCCGGCCAAACGATCGATGCGGGCGCGATCACGCCTGATCTGCTGTCTGGCACACTGCATGAGGCAGGCGGAAACGAGGCGAATGTTGCCACCGGGTACCACGCGATCGAGTTTCTTCTGTGGGGCCAGGACCTGAATGGCACGGATCATGGCGCGGGCGATCGTCCCTGGACGGATTACGCCGCCGGAGATGCGTGCACCAATGGCAATTGCGACCGCCGCGCCGAGTATCTGGAGGCAGCGTCGGAATTGCTGGTGTCGGACCTTGATTGGATGGCCGCGCAATGGGCGCCGGGCGGCGCGGCGCGCGAGGCTGTCACCGAGGATGAGGCGGCGGGAATTTCGGCGATCCTGACCGGCATGGGCAGCCTCAGCTACGGTGAGCAGGCGGGCGAGCGGATGCGCCTTGGCCTCATGCTGAACGATCCCGAGGAAGAGCATGACTGCTTTTCCGACAACACGCACAACAGTCACTACTACGACGGTCTGGGCGTGCAGAATGTCTATCACGGCCAGTATGTGCGCATTGACGGCAGCATGGTCGAGGGCCCGTCGCTGGCCGATCTGACCGCTCAGGCGGACCCCGCGCTGGACACCGAGATGCAGGCCAAGCTGGCGACGACGATGCGCGCACTGGGCCGGATCAAGCTGGCCGCCGAGGCTGGCACCTCCTACGATCAGATGCTGGCGCGCGGCAACGAGGCGGGCGAGGCATTGATCATGGGCGGCGTTGACGGCTTGATCGCCCAGACCCGTACGATCGAGCGGATCACCGCAGCGCTGGACCTAGGCGATGTGTCCATCGAGGGCTCGGACAGCCTGGATCAGCCCAGCGCCGTTTTCGAGTAA
- the hemP gene encoding hemin uptake protein HemP, with the protein MTHIPSNIQSDPGAETLPTYDARQLVSGGDVARIALEDKLYTLRITRAGKLILTK; encoded by the coding sequence ATGACCCACATCCCTTCGAACATCCAATCTGATCCTGGGGCGGAAACGCTTCCAACCTATGACGCGCGCCAGCTGGTTTCGGGCGGCGACGTCGCGCGCATCGCGCTCGAGGACAAGCTCTACACGCTGAGGATCACGCGGGCGGGCAAGCTGATCCTGACCAAGTGA